The Gammaproteobacteria bacterium genome contains a region encoding:
- a CDS encoding ABC transporter permease subunit, giving the protein MSRAVFEERFFGFLKWLSIIFFIVITLFPLIYMFGLSFRSIQELLLHPARLFPPWEQIKSLETYKEVLRSGMIGGQGFGVFVKNSAIVSVVTVIVTTTLAIFAAYAAARMRFAGKKAISWGILLVYLFPAVVIAIPLFVLFSKIGLRSSLTGLIIVYLAQTIPVALYMLRSHFETIPASLEEAGLIDGLSRFGVIRKITLPLSAPAIAAVALYVFMIAWNEFLFALLFLIERRDLWTVALGLQQMNTVEVPKTLLMAGSVIVTLPVIILFFAAERFLTEGLTAGGVKG; this is encoded by the coding sequence ATGAGTCGCGCCGTCTTCGAAGAACGCTTCTTCGGCTTCCTCAAGTGGCTGAGCATCATCTTCTTCATCGTCATCACCCTGTTCCCGCTCATCTACATGTTCGGCCTGTCATTCCGGTCGATCCAGGAGCTGCTTCTGCACCCGGCCCGACTGTTCCCTCCGTGGGAGCAGATCAAGAGCCTCGAGACGTACAAGGAGGTGCTCCGCTCGGGCATGATTGGCGGTCAAGGATTCGGCGTGTTCGTGAAGAACAGTGCGATCGTCAGCGTGGTGACCGTGATCGTCACCACCACTCTCGCGATCTTCGCTGCCTACGCCGCCGCCCGCATGCGTTTCGCCGGCAAGAAGGCGATCAGCTGGGGAATCCTGCTCGTCTACCTGTTCCCCGCTGTCGTGATCGCCATCCCACTGTTCGTGCTCTTCTCGAAGATCGGGCTGCGTTCGTCGCTGACGGGCCTGATCATCGTCTACCTGGCACAGACGATTCCGGTCGCCCTCTACATGCTGAGAAGCCACTTCGAGACGATCCCGGCGTCGCTGGAGGAAGCGGGCCTCATCGACGGCCTCTCACGCTTCGGGGTCATCCGCAAGATCACCCTGCCGCTGTCGGCGCCCGCGATCGCCGCCGTTGCGCTCTACGTCTTCATGATCGCCTGGAACGAGTTCCTCTTCGCCTTGCTGTTCCTCATCGAACGACGTGACCTGTGGACGGTCGCGCTGGGTCTCCAGCAGATGAACACTGTGGAAGTCCCGAAAACCCTGCTCATGGCCGGGTCGGTGATCGTCACCCTTCCGGTCATCATCCTGTTCTTCGCCGCCGAACGATTCCTCACCGAAGGCCTCACGGCGGGAGGCGTCAAAGGGTGA
- a CDS encoding ABC transporter permease subunit translates to MAAPTSAAPPKRRGTLAKREARLAWIFVLPAAIIVLGLVLFPVIWNISLSLQRLRLIDLQHINFLHFEGTLRNFKAVVGVRDFWQTIWTTLEYTVFGTILSMLMGLWAALVVRKTFRGRSLVRGLMLFPYVTPVIAAAFVWQLMLNQTFGIANEWIAAIGGQRIDFLGTRFYEFSLFGAHLKVPLALTMVILFEGWRYFPFAFLFILARIQAIPAELDEAAMVDGATLTQRFWYVTLPQLRGVFSVLFLLRFIWTFNKFDDIFLLTGGAAGTQVITVKIIEWLRGRGDIGAAAALGLVLAAILMVLLFVYFRWFYEEDVA, encoded by the coding sequence ATGGCAGCTCCCACATCAGCAGCACCACCCAAGAGGCGAGGAACCCTCGCAAAGCGCGAGGCGCGTCTTGCCTGGATCTTCGTCCTTCCGGCCGCGATCATCGTGCTCGGGCTCGTCCTGTTTCCGGTCATCTGGAACATCTCACTGAGCCTTCAGCGGCTCCGGCTCATCGATCTCCAGCACATCAACTTCTTGCACTTCGAGGGAACCCTGAGGAACTTCAAGGCCGTCGTCGGAGTACGCGACTTCTGGCAGACCATCTGGACGACCCTCGAGTACACGGTGTTCGGCACGATCCTGTCGATGCTCATGGGCCTGTGGGCGGCGCTGGTCGTCCGAAAGACGTTCCGGGGACGCTCACTCGTGCGGGGACTCATGCTGTTCCCGTATGTCACGCCGGTGATCGCTGCCGCTTTCGTCTGGCAGCTCATGCTGAACCAGACATTCGGAATCGCCAATGAGTGGATCGCCGCGATCGGTGGGCAACGCATCGACTTCCTCGGCACCCGCTTCTATGAGTTCTCCCTCTTCGGAGCCCATCTCAAGGTGCCGCTCGCGCTCACGATGGTGATCCTGTTCGAAGGCTGGCGGTACTTCCCGTTCGCCTTCCTGTTCATCCTTGCCCGCATCCAGGCGATCCCGGCGGAACTCGACGAGGCGGCGATGGTCGACGGCGCCACCCTCACCCAGCGATTCTGGTATGTAACCCTCCCGCAGCTCCGAGGGGTCTTCTCGGTGCTGTTCCTTCTCCGTTTCATCTGGACGTTCAACAAGTTCGATGACATCTTCCTGCTCACCGGCGGAGCCGCCGGCACGCAGGTCATCACCGTCAAGATCATCGAATGGCTGCGCGGACGCGGTGACATCGGTGCAGCAGCTGCGCTGGGACTCGTCCTTGCCGCGATCCTCATGGTGCTGCTATTCGTCTACTTCAGGTGGTTCTACGAGGAGGATGTGGCATGA
- a CDS encoding extracellular solute-binding protein: protein MVAVACGTSGEVTPETVTVTVQVPGETVTSIVTETKTVEVETPTITFWSTETQPARVQITQGIIDRFTAATGINVIPVYVDENALPETMVAAAASGTLPDVVFHPIDFTVGWAEQGLLDMDAASEVVKDLGADTFAQGALNMATVNGTVAAVPSDGWGQLLIYRQDLFDANGLDRPDTFQKIELAAKTLNDPGNNFYGITASTDAGAVFTQQTFEHFALANDCQLTDDAGNVTLDTPECIEAIRFYTNLLKNYSPGGTQDVVTTRATYFAGQAAMIVWSPFIMDEMAGLRDSAFPTCPECVNDPAYLAKNSGFVPAFAGPDGSPAQYGQISYLGIGTGSDTDAAKQFIEFWLSDGYLDWLSTSVEGKFPMRRGTPDDPTKFIDGWKALKTGVDRKAPLSDFYSPEVINELIAGADNFQRWGFLQGQGQLVTAIYTSLPVPRAIRDVLDGTLTPEEAAADLQAEVEQEIELLK, encoded by the coding sequence ATGGTCGCCGTCGCGTGCGGCACATCGGGGGAGGTGACACCGGAGACCGTGACGGTCACCGTCCAGGTTCCTGGCGAGACGGTCACTTCGATCGTCACCGAGACCAAGACGGTCGAGGTCGAGACACCGACCATTACTTTCTGGAGCACCGAGACACAGCCGGCTCGTGTTCAGATCACGCAGGGCATCATCGACCGCTTCACTGCGGCGACGGGAATCAACGTCATCCCCGTGTACGTGGATGAGAATGCACTTCCCGAGACGATGGTGGCGGCAGCGGCGAGCGGGACACTCCCGGACGTCGTGTTCCATCCGATCGACTTCACCGTCGGATGGGCGGAGCAAGGGCTGCTCGACATGGACGCGGCGAGCGAGGTCGTCAAGGACCTTGGGGCGGACACGTTTGCCCAAGGCGCGCTCAACATGGCCACGGTCAACGGCACGGTGGCAGCGGTCCCGTCTGACGGCTGGGGCCAGCTGCTGATCTACCGCCAGGACCTGTTCGACGCGAACGGTCTGGACCGCCCGGACACGTTCCAGAAGATCGAGCTGGCAGCCAAGACGCTCAACGATCCGGGGAACAACTTCTACGGCATCACGGCATCGACCGATGCCGGAGCGGTGTTCACCCAGCAAACGTTCGAGCACTTCGCGCTGGCGAACGACTGTCAGCTCACCGACGATGCCGGCAACGTCACTCTCGATACGCCCGAGTGCATCGAGGCGATCCGCTTCTACACGAACCTGCTGAAGAACTACAGCCCCGGCGGCACCCAGGACGTGGTGACGACTCGAGCGACGTACTTCGCGGGCCAGGCGGCGATGATCGTATGGTCACCGTTCATCATGGATGAGATGGCGGGCCTTCGCGACTCGGCGTTCCCGACCTGCCCCGAATGTGTGAACGATCCTGCCTATCTGGCAAAGAACTCGGGATTCGTCCCGGCGTTCGCCGGACCGGACGGCTCGCCCGCCCAGTACGGACAGATCTCCTACCTGGGAATCGGTACGGGTTCGGACACCGATGCTGCGAAGCAGTTCATCGAATTCTGGCTGAGTGACGGCTATCTCGACTGGCTCTCCACCTCGGTGGAAGGCAAGTTCCCGATGCGCCGCGGCACGCCCGATGATCCGACGAAGTTCATCGATGGGTGGAAAGCCCTCAAGACTGGTGTCGATCGGAAGGCACCGTTGAGCGACTTCTACAGCCCAGAGGTCATCAACGAGCTGATCGCAGGCGCCGACAACTTCCAGCGCTGGGGATTCCTCCAGGGACAGGGACAGTTGGTCACCGCGATCTACACGTCACTGCCGGTTCCAAGAGCGATCAGGGACGTCCTCGACGGGACGCTCACGCCCGAGGAGGCAGCAGCCGACCTGCAAGCCGAGGTCGAGCAGGAAATCGAACTGCTCAAATAG
- a CDS encoding glycosyltransferase produces MVSTRFAGLDGVTLETGKVAQVLEEAGHQVVWFAGKLGPQYRPGTEYPPAFFGTDQNRDLQRRSFGRDTRPAGTIEQVRAEATAINRALHTFVRDFDVDVLMPQNALSIPMHLPLGVGITDFTLESSIPSISHHHDFFWERTRFWPNAVPDILYGAFPPPSPRMQHIVINSFAREEFARRRAIAATLLPNVMDFEHPPERADPTRFRTEAGLRTGDLVLLQSTRRITRKNIELTLQLAHHLADPHVKVIVTHPEHDEDGDYWGFLCDRAERLNVDLRFVPTGEPGRPTLEEAYAAADLVTFPSRIEGFGNALLEAVYHRRPVFVNRYPVYVRDIAPTGITCIEVDGRLNNAAVRQVAAWLEDPGTWTEIVERNYEIGLQHFSYKVLRRRLLPMLTE; encoded by the coding sequence ATGGTCTCGACCAGATTCGCCGGCCTCGACGGCGTCACATTGGAGACAGGCAAGGTCGCCCAGGTGCTCGAAGAGGCAGGCCATCAGGTTGTCTGGTTCGCAGGGAAGCTCGGACCGCAGTACCGACCTGGCACCGAGTACCCGCCGGCGTTCTTCGGCACAGACCAGAACCGGGATCTGCAGCGCCGCAGCTTCGGCCGGGACACCCGGCCGGCCGGGACAATCGAACAGGTGCGGGCCGAGGCAACCGCCATCAACCGGGCGCTCCACACGTTCGTCCGCGACTTCGATGTGGACGTACTCATGCCTCAAAACGCCCTGTCGATCCCGATGCACCTGCCCCTCGGCGTCGGCATCACCGACTTCACGCTCGAGTCCAGCATCCCCTCCATCTCCCACCATCACGACTTCTTCTGGGAACGCACGAGGTTCTGGCCGAACGCCGTCCCGGACATCCTGTACGGGGCGTTTCCGCCTCCATCCCCGAGGATGCAGCACATCGTCATCAATTCGTTCGCCCGAGAGGAGTTCGCCCGCCGGCGCGCCATCGCCGCAACACTGCTGCCCAACGTGATGGACTTCGAGCATCCCCCGGAAAGAGCCGACCCCACGAGATTCCGTACCGAAGCCGGCCTCCGGACGGGAGACCTGGTCTTGCTCCAATCGACGAGACGCATCACTCGCAAGAACATCGAGCTGACCCTCCAGCTGGCCCACCACCTGGCCGACCCACACGTCAAGGTGATCGTGACCCATCCCGAGCACGACGAAGACGGCGACTACTGGGGCTTCCTGTGCGACCGGGCGGAACGTTTGAACGTAGACCTCCGTTTCGTTCCGACGGGCGAACCGGGCCGGCCCACCCTCGAAGAGGCCTACGCTGCCGCCGACCTCGTCACGTTCCCGAGTCGTATCGAAGGCTTCGGCAACGCGCTGCTCGAAGCGGTCTATCACCGCCGTCCCGTGTTCGTGAACCGCTACCCCGTGTACGTTCGAGACATCGCACCGACCGGCATCACATGCATAGAGGTCGACGGTCGGCTCAACAACGCCGCCGTGCGGCAGGTTGCCGCATGGCTCGAAGATCCTGGGACCTGGACCGAGATCGTCGAGCGCAACTACGAGATCGGCCTCCAGCACTTCTCATACAAGGTGCTTCGGCGGCGGCTGCTTCCCATGCTCACCGAGTGA